From the genome of Kluyveromyces lactis strain NRRL Y-1140 chromosome F complete sequence:
AGAGAGTAGAAGAGAAGgagaaattgaagcaaCAGGAGGAACAGAGGCTAGAACAGGCCAAGAAAGAGGAACtattaaaagaagaagaacttcgAAACAGAAACGAAGTagaaaaaagattaaagaTCAGAGAGCGTTATCCAATTGGATTGAGAgtcattgatttcaaagatcttgagAATTACGATAAATTTGGGCCTGTGTACTACTTCACTGAAGATGGATCAAAATGGGTGCTAGATCTTCAAATAAGTGTCATTATCAAATCCAGCACCGAAGAGTTAAAGAAACAATCATCAGAATTTAAAGAAGTGGAAAAGGGTCAGTACCCACAACTATggaatcttttcaaattcatcttcTTATATGGCGGCAGCGATAATGCAAACAACTCGAAGTCCTTGCCCTGGAGGCAATTGTCGGAAATTGACCAAACAGAGTATGTAAAATTCTATGAACTCCCACTAACATGGATTAAACTATCGCGATTGAACCTGCAAGATTTAAACCCAAAGATGAATGACtggattgaaaaaaatatgataGAATTTATCCCGGCATCTACATCTGCCTTGTACAGAACAAGAAAGGTCCTTTTACGTGATAGCAAAAGACCTGGCCAAAACGAAAATAATGCTAACACACGCTTTGTCCCTGCCAAATATCAATCACGCTCCAAAATGTTACCATGGTTGAATGCCTCCAAAGCGCTTTGGTAGGGTCATTATACATAGCATAAGAAGCTTAACACTGTAACAATACATAAGAAAagatagaagaagaacgtCTTCCTCGGAAAATAGAAGTCACGTGGATTTTATATACACGTGACTCGGACCTTTGCAGATGATTTTCCACGCCCTTCATTCATCACTTCCCCAACCCGTACTATGCGACTGTCTTTCCGGGAACATGATTGGCCAGAGTCTGATTTAGTAACGTTAAATCCGAAAAAAAGTTCCATCTCGTATGAAATGACCTAAAACACACCATCATATCATAAACCTTCGATTCTCCTTCGAGATAAACAATAGagtagaaaaaaaaactgttACCAGCCATTTTTCTTCGAAGCGTTTTCTTGTTAgcgttttttttttcggCCCACTTCCGTTGGTGCTATTCACCTTTTATAATGGAGaaacatgaaaaaaaaagctgtaaatttttcatataatttaaataaaagataaaataTAAAGCTGATTTTAGCTAGTTTCACAGATTTGAACATTGTTTTGGTATAGTTTCTCTAATTTATTCCAAGGgttttcttgtttgatATTAGTATTCACAACTAGCGGCCAAAGATTTTATAAAGAGTATGTGCACCGTAAGACGTAACATAATCAGGGGATTGCGAATGGGAATTTTCAATAAGGAACAAATGCGAACTGGAGTTTCCGGAGATAATGGATAAAATCATAAGAAGAACGATTTAAGAGATGTTCTAATTATCATCCCGATGAATAAGGTGGTATAGTCATACCTGATCAGGTTTAAAGTTTTAAATGGATTGGTTGTTTTTTAGTGGATTTGGTTCCTATAAGGGTTTTTATCCATTATCTGTATTTGGTCAtggagaaagaaatggCATTTTGAGAATTCAACATAATAATGATTGTAACTCAGCTGTAAAAGAAGGGATCATGTTTTTCAAGACCAGAATTGATATTTAAACTCTTACTTATTCCACTTGCAATTATCGTCTGATTTTTTTCAGTACAAAGAATCTTATTTTTACTAACAACGATTAAACTGGAAAATGATGGGAAAAATATGTTTTTTCCTtattgaatcattttcaatgttaTTATTACCAACAGTGTTGCGTTCCTCCGTTTCTAGAGTTGCCCGTGTCACTCCTGTCAGATTTGCTCAAACACAAGCCCTATCTAAGGCATCTATCGTCGATTTACCAAACAGATGGGAAGACTTGCCAGCTACTGAACAACAAGATATTGTCCTAAAGCTAGCTGAACGTCAAAAGCTACCATGGACTGAGTTGACTAATGTTGAAAAGCAAGCTGCTTGGTACATTTCTTACGGTGCTTGGGGTCCAAGAAGACCAGTGCACGGTAAGGGTGATGCTGCTTTCATTGCCAAGGGTGTTGCTGCTGGTTTGATTGCCTCTTTGCTAATCTTCGCTGGTATAAGACAACTATCTGGTGATCCACCAAAGACTATGACCAAGGAATGGCAATTAAAGTCtgatgaatatttgaagtCCAAGAATGCTAACCCATGGGGTGGTTACTCTCAAGTTCAATCCAAATAATTGTGATTTCTTCTACAGTATAGAATGCATTTTCTCCCTCTCTTCTATTCAGTTTATTTCTATTCTCTACaaacaacaagaacaaaaaaaagacacaCAGTCGATACTCACCTTCATGATATAGGAGAAGTTCAAACTCTTTCTATTTCCAACTTTTTGAATGGGTTGCGGGTTTTTTTGcgttttgttgaaattgcaAAACAAGAGCTTTCTTCGGAAGCCTAAACTTGTCCTTTCGCCGTGATTTTGAGAACCACCACACGTTAGAGAATCGAATTTATTTaatattattttattaaCGAAGAATAACATATCCTTCTATCACCATTAAATTAATTCACAATTAAGAATAAAAATCATACCaaacatttgaatttgaacCCTATGAAATAGGACTTCTTAGTATCAACATCAAGttttaaaaaaattgaatccAAAAATTTACACAAACAATATCCAAAGCCAAAAATTAATGATTTATAAACGGACACTTATTTAAATTTGAGAATCATTTCACGTATTCTCTTTACGTTTCATTTATTTTATCGAAATCAATTAAATACATTATTCTATCATTCTGAATTCGagaattcttttcttatcCAGGAAAGATTCATTAACATTCTCACTTCGAACTATCAATCCAACAGAAAACCCT
Proteins encoded in this window:
- a CDS encoding cytochrome c oxidase subunit IV family protein (similar to uniprot|P00425 Saccharomyces cerevisiae YIL111w COX5B or uniprot|P00424 Saccharomyces cerevisiae YNL052w COX5A, subunit Va or Vb of cytochrome c oxidase), whose amino-acid sequence is MLRSSVSRVARVTPVRFAQTQALSKASIVDLPNRWEDLPATEQQDIVLKLAERQKLPWTELTNVEKQAAWYISYGAWGPRRPVHGKGDAAFIAKGVAAGLIASLLIFAGIRQLSGDPPKTMTKEWQLKSDEYLKSKNANPWGGYSQVQSK